AATGCGAAGAAAAAGTTACTACTTCTTGTGTCTGCTGATATTCAATGCGGAAAATCGAAACGAAGAGCGAGATTTTTTATCCGCGTATACAATCCAGTGACTGCGGAAAAAATTAACCGGTTAACTTCCTGAAGTTAGGAAAATTAACCGGTCATTTGAATACAAACTAGGTGTTAACTGCTTAGCATCACTAGTGTGTCTTAGAAGTTCAGGAACAAGCTGGCTACAAAGTTATGCATCATTTGATCCGGACGTTTGCTATGCGGTCTGTTGATGAATTGGTTCATGTAACCCATTTCAACGGTCGCATACTGATTGATTTTGTAACCCAATCCGACGAATGCCCGGTTTTGATCGTAGCCGCGGGAAATAAAGCCCGGATTGTTATCAATGGTCGTCATGGCAATAAACAACTCGCTTTGAACAATGAAGCTTAAATTCGGATTGACTTGGGGCAATGGAACGGCCAATTTGACCAATTGGCGGAACCGATGTGCTACATCATTTGCACCTGGAAGCGGTGCATTATGATCAAAGAAGCGTTGCTCGAAGCGGCTACGCAATGACAATCGGCCAAACGAGAAATTATCCGCCCAGGTTATTTGCTCCCAGATCCGGTGTTCGTTGAATGGATGTCCTGATTTTAGTGCCAATGGTTCAGCAGTCGGTGCCCAAGCATAACCGACCCACGCTACCATCTTATCGGTTAGCGCATAACCTAAGCCCGGACGGATCAGTGATTGCGAGAATTGCGTAGCATCATTACCAAACCGGCCTTGTCCTTCCATCCACCATCTGAATTTTTTCAATTCAGGGTTTTGCGGATTCACGAAACCAAAATTACCTTGTGAGAAAATACCTCCCCACACTTCAAAGTCTTCCGCCGTAGCGTCAGCAGCAGCTGGATTGCTCAGCGACAAGCCAAGTGCAGACAACAAAATAACAGTACTTATCTTTTTAAACATGCAATCTCCCTATTAATGCAATGTGATTTTACTAAAATATTTGTTAACGTTATGTTACCAATGAAAAAACTCTACTGCATGCAACTGTTTCTTATTATATTGATGATAGCGGGTTGCTAACCTCATTTTTTAGCGTAACACTTGATTTTTTGTAGTAAAAGAATT
The DNA window shown above is from Nitrosomonas sp. Is35 and carries:
- a CDS encoding DUF2490 domain-containing protein, coding for MFKKISTVILLSALGLSLSNPAAADATAEDFEVWGGIFSQGNFGFVNPQNPELKKFRWWMEGQGRFGNDATQFSQSLIRPGLGYALTDKMVAWVGYAWAPTAEPLALKSGHPFNEHRIWEQITWADNFSFGRLSLRSRFEQRFFDHNAPLPGANDVAHRFRQLVKLAVPLPQVNPNLSFIVQSELFIAMTTIDNNPGFISRGYDQNRAFVGLGYKINQYATVEMGYMNQFINRPHSKRPDQMMHNFVASLFLNF